GCAGCCCTGCAGAAGAATAAACCAGAGTGAGTATCACAATGTACTCACAATGTACTCTCTAGAAATCTACTGACTGTGgaaaaatcttgattttttccTCTATACATACACTGTGCTTTGATATTACATGTATCTCTGGCAGCAAAGTAATGTAAACTACCTTGCAAACTGGCCACTAGTTACTCCTACGAGAGATCAGGATTAATTCTGACTTGATTTACTTTCATAGCTTcataattgtttattttttgatgGGCTGATAAAAGGTACACTGTTCCTTTAACCTGTTCAAACCTTTCCTCTCCTCTCTTCTCCCCATTTCTTGTAAACAAGTCcatactcaccattgataatctaagggtttgggctaaaccatggggGGGAAAGGGTAAATGCTATCCCCCCTGGTGAGTACAAGCAGTCATAGAGTGTCTGGAGATAGCAGAAGTGTCtcaaaactttcaaaagcaCACAACATACAGGTACAGTATATTTCATGTACAAAATCATAACCCTGAAAATATATGATATGTCGATATCCGTCTGAAAGAGGTATGAAAGCTCTGCGAAGTTAGAGGCTTATACATTTCAGGCTTATTTTTGGAAAGATAGGTTGTACCATGCCAGTGTGACAAAAATGGGTACAAGTCGTATTCATTTGTTTTCATGGCACAGGCTTGTCAATATCATGCCAATAATAACACACAGAACTACAAGTACCTCTCCCAGTGAAATTTACATTCACTCGATTTCGACTAACACAATCATAAATGTTCTCTGCTACATTGCCATCTCTATACTGCAGAAAAGGACACATTTAAAATGTCTGCGATACCAGAATATTATTCATCAATCAATTTTATAGCTTCTATGCAGTCCAAGAATACATTTAAAATACACAACTACAATACTGCAGCATTTCAAAATGTCCAAAGATATCAGCACTTGCACATTTTATAGTACTAGCTGATTGATGTCAGCCCTTAGTATCTTCTCAGGTGTCTACTTGGAAATGCTAACcagtcaaaatttatttcataaaatgcTGCTATAGCAAATCTGCGACAtgctaaaattaaaatcattaaaTTACAGTGACTTTCATAAAATTATACTGACTGagataaaagcacaaatttgtACATCATGAAATTTAAAGGTCAGCTATGTTTTCCTCCAAATTAATCACAAGCATTCCAGTGACACAAGGATATACATTAACAAAATGAcaattacaaaattcaagataagGTGATCCTGTCTTACCCATTGGGGCAGTCCTTATGATTGTCTTGTGGTTGGGGACACTTGagcattttcatattcaaattaaaagcaataacaatgctgattgagtatattttttttatatttcagagtgcatttttcccaaaatgaaatatggcaaaatacaCCCACAAAGAGATTGCAGCTTACAAAGATCTCAGTGCCCTGAGGATTAAACACTGACAATGTTTGGAAAACATGACACACTACAAATTCATTTCTGTTACATTAACATAATGGTCTCGATTAAACTAAAATCATACAAAAGAGCaaacaagcaaaacaaaaattcccctaaaaactgaaaaaagattgTCAGATGAAGACAATGTTTGAGTGCTGTACAAGCATTAAATTTTAAATGGGttcaattttcgattttgatgttgtatgtatgtgttttcaCTCCCAGTAAAATGCTAGAGTGGAGTGACTGTGATAGAATCTATTATGGTTTGCCATTTTCCCTCCAATTTCATTTGGTAGATTTTAtctatcagcaaaaattgtgaaatttcatCTAAGTGAATAATGCTTTTACAAAATGTAGCAACTGGCAATATGGTGTCATTAAGAATTATCACATCCACTGCAAAGAttgcaaaatttcagaaatgaaTGTATATTACATAATAATTTAATGATATGTCTTAGGattgatttcttttgaaaaataacgGCAAAAAGCTTATTTTTCACCACTAACATTcctgtttgttttttctgtctTGAGATGACTTCCTGATTCACTTACCAAGTGCAGAGTATGCATCAAGTGTATGAAACTTTACATTGCCACTCCCTGGATGATGATGTATGGATAACAAATCTCTTTACAGTTTGTTTACCTAACAGCCAGTTATAGTTTGACTAACACTTGATGCATCTGTTGCACTCCCCACGATAAATGCCCAAAATGTGTTTAGAGCTGTCACACTAGAGTAGTTCTCTGAGCTGAGTCAGCTACGGTTGGCCATGTTGGATTGGGTCACAAAATTGACCAATAATATGCATATGCTTCACTTACGGTTAGCTCACCAGCTAAATTATTGAAAGCACAATAAAATTGCTGTAATGCAAACAGAAGATTTGCACTTACCGATTTGTTAAATCCAAGTTCATACAAGAAAACGTATAGTTCCCTGATTGATGTTGGCTGtcatttgataatttgtttGGCATCAAGTAGCCAAAATGCTACCATTTGATAAAACAGTACCATGAAAACAACTGAATGATAAAGAATAAACTTGACAGTGTAACTTCCAAGGCGTggtgagaaaaacatttttcaataaaTCTTGCAGAACACTGGATATGAGCACACTTTCAGAAAGAAcataattgaaaaaaactttttgtttaaatgattttcgtaaaaatgaaaagaaatggtTTATGGCAAATGTTTGGCATGAGTGTGTAAAATACACTCAGCTTATTAATATTCAAAGCCAAGTTGctcctgctgatgtgcagcgtctcggtagctgttatccaattgggtggctgaatcttactattataattgaataatataaatagactccctaagttactGTGTATAGTAATTGCCGACCAATGacatataaccttccgagcacgctgcacatcagcaggggCTGATGTGCCCCAAGTTATGCTGACTTACTGAGCGATTCTCCATCACCACAGAACACAGCTATAGGCCACTGTGGGACAAGTATGTTGGATCCAGAAAAATTTTTAATTACACAACATGTGCTGCTTCcacacaattttgaaattctgtGGATAAACTTTCATCCCTGTTGTATGAACTGGGCTAGGAGTCATCTACTGAGGTAATCAAAGCTATAACATGAAGTCAATAAGGAAAACGGGAAAACTACCCACTCAAGCTGCTACCAGAACATCTATTACACTGCCTTTTTTAAAGACATCTTACTACCTTTAAGTTAGCTGTGAAATAGACAACTTCCTGTATCAGGAATCACATTTCAGATACTGAGTTAAATAATTATTCAATCGCAATTAATTACCCTATTTGAATTATATGCAGTCCTCTGCTGTTATCTAATTAAAAACCATGATATTTGCTGTCCACAGAAAGTCTAAGGGAGAGCACCTGATGACCAAATGCACTACACATGATTGTGTTAGCTACCCCTTGAAGTCTTCAAACTGTGCGTTTTGTGACTCTGAAAAGATGATTGCAGACTTCACAACTTCAGTAGCTCTTTACGGGTCCACTCAAATGCCAGAAGCAAGGCGCCATTTGAAGGAAAGGACCTGAGAACACAGGGACCTAACCCACTGTACAGAGCTCGCATTcctgaaaagaaacaaaagaattctGCATTTAGGAAGGAATTTTGATGGAAATTTCACAAACATGTCAGCTGGTGTGATGACTGGATGTGTGGGGTATTTTGCTGACAACACTGAAGGATAAGCAACACTACATCATGACCAGCGtaagctgtgcttttataaCACCCTATTCTGCATAAAAAGACACGTCTGCATGGTAATAAATGTTGCCTTGGCAGCAATGCCACCTTGCCATAGCAACAACAGCATGCTGACATAGTAACAGCATCATGACTTTGGGGCAACTGTGAAATAACTGACATAAAACGGGGAAAAAAGCAAGTATGCCATCTATACAGTTCTGATTTTAGAGTATATATTTGTCCTTTGAATTATGTGGATGAGAATTTATTAGCTGGTTTTGAGTTCAGATGTTAATGATGACACCCTGGCTGATGATGCTGCTTTTCTGTCACTTTCCCATGCATCTGAATTCTTCAATTCAACttctgtgaaaaaaattccCGAAAATCATGTTTGTCAACGCTATGATTTGTAAACCCTCATCCAGCTGGCAGATTCTGCTTATCCTGGATCGGCCCTTACCTTCTGTCCGATAAATCTTCAACAGTGTCGGCATGAACCCCTCCACCTTGCCGAGCATGGATTGCACTTGTATGCGAGACTTCACCACGTCAATAGGATACACAGAGCTCCAAAAGAAAGCCCCGGCCAGACCACCGCAAAAGATCACCCTTGGAACATCTGTGGGAGATGCATGTACATATATGAAGTTTTAAAATCTCAAATATTATAGCTAACTTTTGTCATGAGAGAGTCataatatttctgatatatataataaaaaGCATGTGAAATGATTACAATGATACACATGGGAAGTCTGCCTGGGACAGCTAATCTCTATAGAAAGAGGTTAGtactctttctcccaagttttatttatttctatgggtTGTCTATGAAACCTGGTAGAAGAGGTTAATTACTTTAACTTCACTGACTTGTTGTTTACCAAAGGACAGATCGCAAATAAATCGTACATTATAAATTAACATGTAATCTCTGTATTAAACTGGTAGGACACATATTCAATGAAGACACCAGTACTGTACAGACTCCCTGATGGCGTCCTAATTCATAATTTTACAGTGCACCAAGGTGCCATTCTAGGAAAAAAGTACAGGGTAATGATGctgaaatttacatatcaaattcaTGTTAGCAGCCGGATCTGCtacttgaaaaaattcaaaatgattttactgtgccaatttttcaaattacattTGACAATGTCTGTATCAGCTTATTTCTTCACTTTACTTGCAGGTGAGGATGAGCTAAAAAGGTTATATCGTAACTATTTCCATCATAATTGCTGAGAGGGAAAATTAATTTATGCATGATTGTTAGATTTGTGACCCAACAGCAATGTGAGAAAATTTATATAGGCGTGATTGTCGTATTTACAATCCAAGAGTAATATAACTATGGGCAGAGAAATGTGACACGTCATATTTCATACAATATCTACAGTAGAACAAATGAGTGAGAATGAGACATCTGAAGTagcagttaccatggcaacatgattTATGAGTGTGATACGTCCCATACTGTATGTTGGCTTTAAGCTACATGATTTTATGCAGGTATGCTTTTTTTATTTCTAATGGATCACTACCAAATGTTCCTGAGGCAGAAATAAAACAGTCAGTATGCCCTAAGGTACTGCAGGAAATAATTTCTTTTCCGCTGAAAAAAGCACAATCAGCATACCAGTATTTTTGAACTATGAACTTTTTCAACCTTCTCTGATATGTGTACCTCATTTCAGTGTTATGAATGACAGACAAAAGTCGtgtgtttaacctgttcaccccaaagttccctgtaaacaggtccacaatcaccattttataagaatgggtttgggtcaaaccatggtggtgaaagggttaaggaggTAGACATGGCAGCTTAAAAAAttcaattcatttttttttaatcctACAGAGCATACATACTATGTATAAATATATGTGAGACTTTTTTCAAACACTGTTGAAGGTGATTAGGGAACACCAACAAATTGAACAAGATGTCCCTAAAGAACATGATTCATGTTTGGACGGTGGCGATCATAACTCTTTTCCATTATGGTTGCATCATTACATGAGACAGCAGTCAAGAGAAACAAGATATTACTAGTATTTCTAAAGCAGAAATGTCCAAGATGTGGGCCCATTGATCCCATAGTTTTCTTTCAGCTATACATACAAATGACAAATGGGAACTTAAAACACACACGTTGTACAGTCTATTCGGGAGGGTGCGTACATTTTCAATCATGAGGTGAAAATGGGTAGATCTTAGATGCCAACTTGTTTTGTTTACTCGCTTTTGAAAGTATTTCAAAAGATGTCTGACCACTTTGTATGACTAACTCTCTTAATTGAGTACTTACTGAGGTCATCTCTTGACTTGCCCTTTGGCGTCAGTAACCTCCGACTCAGCTCATAGCCCCCAAAGAAGAAGAAATACCCTGGCATCTCCCGCGCCCACGTACTTGTCAGCCCCTTGAATAAACCTTGTATGCCGTCTTCTCGGAGAATGGTCTTGGTGATTCGCAGAGCGGATACCCTGGTGATAATGGTGTGATAAACGGCATCAGAGTCAAATGATGTAAATAGCAAAAgacataaatattttaattcttTAAACTTGTGCCAGACTTTGCACAAGGGGGAAAAGGGCAGTGTGCATGGTACATGTGTTGAAAAACAATTACAGTAGTTACTTTCTACATGAATGAACATTATCCTATGTTAGCTTGAGAGCCACGTGATGGTTACAGTTCCTCCTCTACATCAGGAAAATCTAAACTCAAAGCGAACAGCATTTACAATAAATTCTCTCACTGCATTGTCACTTATTATGAATTTGATAGACAGATACCAAACTGTCGTAACGGTTTAATAAGCGTATCTGCCCAATTTTGTATTGATTTGTCAGCCACTGACCTGAACTCAGGCAATTTGTTGACATTATTTACAAATTGCTTGCAGGCCAGCACAGCTGCAGTAAATTCTTACTCTgctgatttgaaatttgaccgACGTATTTGTTTTGATCACAGGGGTCCTGATCTCATGCCATGAGGAAATATTAAAACAGTACATCATAAGTGTAGTCGTCAATGTGGTAATGTCTGTAGTACCACATAAAATAATTCAATCTATTTGTAACTGTTATCCTTATACCAACAGTCAATATTTGACCTTGGTAGTCTGAGAGGAACttgtaaaattgataaaaaaaattgatgactttTGTGGAGAAGTTTGCATTTCATTTCAATAGTCAACTGAATTGTACATTTGGGAGAATGAACGTTCATCACGTATGTTATCTGAGGTAGACAAGACACAGTGAGGTGGCATTGTGTGTTGCTTCCTCGGTATAAATCTGAACCATAATACACCAAAATGCATCCGCTCAAATTTGGAAACTGTTGTCAAATATTGGATTGTgatgtaaaaatatgaaatactcTTATTTCTCATTTTTGCATTATCCACCCACAATGTCTGGGTCAAATAATGACTGTCAGCATAAAGACataatttatgaatgaaatgcCACTTTCAAGAATATGACATGCTTTGATAAAATAGTGACTTTTACAAAGGCTTCTTTACCGTCTTACCTTCCCGTATCCATTTGTCCTTGACTTTGCAAGACTTCATGCATGGCCTGCATGCGGCACTTTACAAGTTCTGTCGGACACAGTCCCAGAGAGGAAAAGAAGGCAGCTGCTGACCCTGCCATTGCATTTTCCAGAGAACTCAAGTCATCGGCAGACGAATGCCCCGATAATTTGCATACTAGCGTCTTGCACAGCCCATAGGACATGAAGAGGAGGGAATTCTCCGCTATGTTGGCAGCCAAAGCGGGGACGGTGCCCTTGTAGAGGCCGCGAAGTTTCTCGTCCTTGAAGGTTGTCTTGAAACAGTTCCAACTGCTGGGGTAAAACTCCGGGTAGGTCTGCATTTTGACTTTCACTGTGTCGAAGGGTTGACCAGCCAGAACACAGGCAACACCACCTAGATGAAGAGGAACAGACCAATAAGGTGCCTTTAATGAAATTCTCTGTTTGCTGTCCAAGGGCGAACACTggttttttcataaaatgatgTAAAATAAACAGAATGTTTAAGGTATTACAAATCAGAAATAGCTATTTTCTTTATCGTAATCAAGAAATACATAACATCATTCATCAGTGTATGTATTAACATTGGGCTTGTATTTCTgtgtttttgggttttttttaaccCGACAAGAGGATAGGTTTTAGGAAAATTCAAGATGAGCAAATACGATGCCTATGGAAAAACACAAAGAAgttaatttattacaaaaacgAAATATGCAATGACATAGAAAATGCACgttataaatataaaacttttcAATTATGCAATGCCACAggaaatgtatacatgtatacatgtagaataaaatcagtaaatttatttcagaaaagaattcatacaatgaaattgtgaattacAACAATCCTAAGTTCTACAAATATTGCTGACTCAGACTATTTATGAATGATTAACCAAGATTGTTGAATTTCTTTTCAACCTGTGTTGATTATTTGGGATTAGAACAATTTTAGCACTCTGATGACACTTAATGTCCAACCACTCTGTTATTTCTTGCATTTGACTGCGAGGTAAATAACGGAAGGAACACCCTGCATTTGAACACATCACATTTGGGCAAGGGCGGTTTGAAACCGGTCAATACATGTACTATAGTCATCACTGGGTTTGATTTGTAATTGATGGTTGAGTGACAATGGTATCAGTATACTGTCATTTCATTCCCACTTTGCTATTCACTAAAATACTAAATACTTAGAAGATCAACAACTCAGAAGACACTGAAATTAAACATATTGGTATATGAAGCTGGGCTGCATTATAAGTTAGCAGTATCACTCTGTGATAAGCATTGTGGGCCTGAAGAGAGTTTACATCCTGCTTTAAAGATCAGCCTTTACGATGACACACCAtctgttgtacagaaatatacatattacagACATGAATATGACAAATATTACTTCCGCTTTCTACCCTCAGGATGCTATTAGGGTGGAAACGTTATGATGTTTTTAAACTACCTTCGGGTCTTTATACATTCTTCAAATTATGTGTACTGCAGAGACACACAGAGATAGCAGCTACTGTATGCATCTATGGCAAACCATATAGCACATGAAAGCTTTTAAATCAACTGTCAACCCAGTTTATTATTAAAAGGATTCATGCAATCATTTCACTCttgattgattgaatgaatACACTAAATGGatgaaacatgaaaaattcaacTATTATTTCAAACAGAAGATCTCTATTCTCCTGCGATGACTGATTTGcttgggattgaaaattttaatagcTTTGATGCCCTTCAAGCTCAGTGCAATTTATGAAATAAGTCTCACAAAAAACATGTCATACATAATATCAGGGCAATCATTTCAACCATGGTTATTTGCCCATAGGATCTTGTGATTAATATAGCTACATTTGCCGAATGAATGAAACAACATAAACACGACAGTAAAACGGCATATGGGGCTGTCACAGGGATATTTTACTCATAAcaaaactatgcaaattttcagtGACATTGGTTGTATGTTTCTGTCGAGTACAGTTATACAAAGCCTTGCAGGTTTAACTCACTAAGGAACAAGTTTTTTCATCCAGTTGCTTTTGTacataaaggatgaattcaatATATAACTGTGAGGAAAATTGACCCTAcattatatataataaatatatgaaaattgtgCACGTGAATCAATGAATATTCCAATTTCATTTTGAGAGGAAaaactgacatatttttcaggaTTTCCACACTATGTGACTCATTGAGAAGaagtgaaaattatgaaaaaatactgCATTGCCTCATTCCTGAACAATTTGCCCAATTTATCACAGGAAGTGTCCACATAACAGAAATGTCACAACTGCGATTCCGGTATTCAATTGGATTCCTACAGACCTTTACAACATGATGCAGTGGAAGTATACTGCTGTAATTGTTTAAACCATGCTCAGCCTGTGATAGGGGAAATGAAACCACGGTCTGTCTTGCCACCTGATATCTTCCCAACCTTTCTCTGTTGAGATGACATATTGACTATTATTCCTTTGTAACTTAAAGGCCTATGACATGCCCCATACAACCAAACATAAAAATCACTGTTTGGGTCTTGAAGTTAGCCTACGTCACTGTCTTGCATTGCGTATCGTCCCCCTTGTCCAGATAAAACGCAAGTAAAAGTTACGGGTGGGCGTGTACCTCTAGCCCAATTcgttcgacttttttcggcttttcgaagttgagccgacgacttatcttaatacgggcaaacagtctttcacacctCCGCAATCTCATGTCCGTATGAGGCAAGGGCTTCCTTTGCTCAGAACGTACGCCCAGCTCGCAACGCACGAGAGAACATTGTAAGCATGGTCTTTCAGGAAATCACCAACTGTCACATGTCGCCTACGGCAGATCGCCTCGCCGATcgagtaaattaaaatgacagaaattaaaatgacttgtaAGGCTATGTGATTAGGTGTACTATGCTTTCGTGCCAAATATAcgaaataaacattacaagaagGATGACAGTCGATGTCTTACGCCATTCATCGGGAAACATTTGTGCGGCAGGAAGCTTCCCGTCTCTACACAATCGTGAACGGTGAAGACGGCGATTCAAATGGCGACCCGACAATGCGGcgacaagctttctttgttttcctcatcaaaacatgtacaaaaataCACTTTTTTCAGGATTCATTTGCTATGAAAATGCACGGGAACATGGGTCGATTGCACCATTTGTCTCGTGCTCCAAGGAAATGATAGTTCTGTCAAAGGTCGACGTCCAACACAGCTACACTCAGAGTGATAGTTTTCGGAAAGGGTatgtgaatttcgcccaaagccgttttcataaatgacgagcactacgaatTTTATTACCATACCATTTGAACCTTTTTGTATTTATCCTCAAAGTGTTAACGCAACAGAATTGGTATTTAGGGGTCAAgttgcaaattttttgaccccgtgttgagtgcgtagtaatcggactgctatcgcagtgaTCGGACGTCATATTTGGAAAGTGATTAGcggcaaaattttgatatttgaaacttcaaaaccccaattttcatttttgatgtgttaaaaaactgaatgtaaatatttcgtgataattagttacgtttagtAGACGACATAACCATACTTCGACGTGTTTGGCGTTTACCTACGGACAtatgttgctttcggcaccttttaTCGTATGGTCTAGCTAACTTCGCCAAATTTGTATAGCCCAAAATAGCTTTTACTAAACAAACTATCCAAAACAGGACAGCAGCATCACttgacttaatatgaggtcatacaacttgtaaaacgctatcattaCGGAGTGAAGTGAGTCGGACGAACAGCATGTGATTGAATGTCCGAAACTGAGGTCGTCGGGAAAACTGTCACAGTGCACCGACGTATACTGTATAGTACTGCAGCTACAATATGCAATGCATTGAATCGAAAGACTCAGGCGCGCGGATTGCTCTACTTTATAAAAACAAATCCAACCGTGAAAAGCTTAAACTAAGACTGATACTGTCTActtcatacaaagaaatgaaacgtaGCCTCATCGTACTTTCAATTCTGTCCCGAGCATTCTTATTGCTTTGTCCGCTCACGCTTTGTTCTTCAGAGTCAGAATCTGACTCTGATTTGGAACACTCGTCCCGGATGCCTGGGGTTGCCTATGCGCCTTCAAGCTAATTCCCCTCgaaatcactttctgaattctggtcaaAACTGTCCCCGCTGGAAGCAACTTGATATTATGCAGCTGGACGCCGGTGTGGCTTCCTTGACAGTGTTTACTGGGCGTCTGTGAGCACTGTTTATATAGCTGACTTTATTTGTGGTCTAATTTATGCAAGAACCGCTAAATACACTTTAGTGACAATAGCGTGccacaaatgacgtcaattgtacATGTTGGTCAATATGCTAATgccgctgcctggctcgggtaGGAAGAGGCCCCTGATCACCAGGCATGAAAAAGGAGTCAAATTTCGCCCTTCTCGCACGTCTTTCAGAACTGACACAATATGCAATCCATAGACAGGTCCCTAGCTGagtttttgaagggaaaaaaataaaaactttggaaatcatgtcataggccctttaacaACTCTACGACAGATGGACAGCTACAATGTGCTGTGGAATGCTACGATCAATGATCTGACTTTAGATACTGCATTACACTGCAGAGTACAGTTGTCAGATTGAGAGTTTCAGCAAAGAACAGATTAGATAACATTGAACTACCAAAAATGAATGTATATTTGCACTGATTTAATTCAACATTTTTCTTTTGtcagtttt
This DNA window, taken from Ptychodera flava strain L36383 chromosome 4, AS_Pfla_20210202, whole genome shotgun sequence, encodes the following:
- the LOC139131081 gene encoding mitochondrial ornithine transporter 1-like; translation: MTTEEHVQLHPGGLHVVDGHIHHHEPNLPTSDVHVAWQTFSEFTAGAAGGVACVLAGQPFDTVKVKMQTYPEFYPSSWNCFKTTFKDEKLRGLYKGTVPALAANIAENSLLFMSYGLCKTLVCKLSGHSSADDLSSLENAMAGSAAAFFSSLGLCPTELVKCRMQAMHEVLQSQGQMDTGRVSALRITKTILREDGIQGLFKGLTSTWAREMPGYFFFFGGYELSRRLLTPKGKSRDDLNVPRVIFCGGLAGAFFWSSVYPIDVVKSRIQVQSMLGKVEGFMPTLLKIYRTEGMRALYSGLGPCVLRSFPSNGALLLAFEWTRKELLKL